The window CTCTCTACAAGCAGAAGAGCTGGGATGTGctgcaagcagatgctctgacatGCGATGAAAGTGATGCCGGAGGTTAATTAGCCCCACCGCCCCACATTTCCTGCCTCCAGGTCTCCCCAGCAACCCCAAAGCAGGGTCTCCATTGCCAACTGTTTGTCTCTCGTGCACTTGGGGGTAAGAGAGCATCAGGATCCACGGAAACATTGAAGGTTGGAATCCAAGAGGGTTtctgaagttgggggggggctgtttcagGGGATTCTAGTTTGCTCTTAGTTTGCACAGGGGTGAGGGGGTGGACTTGTCTTCAGGTGCAACTACGCTTGCAGGTGGCTAAGAGAGGTGATGGTGCTTTTAGCTCCTGGTAACCCTGAAGGTTAGAAGGCTGGGCCCCCTGCGTTGCAGACCCTGCACTGTCTGCAGCTCAAGATTTCCCCTCCCGAGAGCAGTATCATTCACAGAGATTCTCTCCTATACCGGAGGAAAATGTAGGAAGGAGATGGGGAAGACAGAATGCCAAAAGATGCAGCAGCTGGAGCAGGAAAGGACCTCAGAGATCATCAAGCCCTACTCTCTGCTGCTCAAGGCAGTACCTGTGGCATAGGGCACCTCTGGCTTCATATGGCTACTCCCCTCTTGGTGCAGTCCAGTCTTAAaaagtggtgcccagaactggagatAGTGCTCCAGATGCAGGTAAAGgtaggtaaagaacccctgaatggttaagaccagtcaaaggcgactatggggttacggctctcatctcgctttcaggctgagggagccggtgtttgtccacagacagctttcgggtcatgtggccagcaggactaaatcacttctggcgcaacgggacaccgtggcagaagccagagcacacagaaacaccacagtggtacctatttatctacttgcgctggtggttggcaggagctgggacagagcagcaggagctcaccccattgtgcagcacatataggtgaaactcaaaaaattagaatatcgtggaaaggtccatttctttcagtaattcaacttaaaaggtgaaactaatatgcgagatagactcatgacatgcaaagcgagatatgtcaagcctttgtttgttgtaattgtgatgattatggcgtacagctgatgagaacaccaaattaacaatctcaatttGGGGGTTTTCGTCAGCTgaacaccataatcatcacaattataacaaataaaggcttgacatatctcgctttgcatgtcgtgagcctatctcatatattaaactccagttagctaatgaaaacaattgcttacataaatgaaattttccacaatattctaattttttgagtttcacctgtagctaaATAataactctccccacccccacccagggaagcagtcatggccaccaacctagatagctTTGAACGAGCAtcaaataaattcatggaggagaaaaggttgtccatggctactagcccctggtggctatgctctgcctctggatgctctggatcccagttgctggaagctgtaggaggggagagttgctcttgtgctcaaatcctgtgagggggtttccctttggggcacctgCTTGGCCATACTGGGAacagggatgctggactagatgggccactggcctcttCCAGCAGGTTGCTCCACCAGGAGTTACAAAGACAAGCAGGAAATTCTACAGGGGGTGTAATTGGTACGTCCCAAGCCGCTCCCAAGGCTTCCCAGGTGTTGGGATGAGAGGGCTCAAGAGGATACATGTGGTGCTATACTGCGGTGCTAACAGAAAAAGAGGCACCAAGGAGATCTTTAAAGGGTTGGGGGGATAACAAAAAacggtgtgtgggtgtgtatcaAGCCCTCATACTTTTATTACTGGGAGACCTGCTGGGAGAGCAACAATCCCAAGTAGACCGACTTTGCTGCCCGCTGGCGCAACTTCCTTTGCAAGCCCATTGCCTTGGCTTGCCACATAACTACGGACAGTCTTGCCTTTGGTGCAAAGGACAGGATTTGTGTGCTTTCTGCTCCTgccaagtaattttttttttttgtcaaattaAGAGAACAAAAGTTTTGCTGACCTGTGTGAGGAGGCATCTGGGCATAAGGTGCAGAGTTTTAGAGAGGGATTGTGAAGCCCTGTTTTCCCACACAGCCCCCAAACGAGGGTGGCAGCGGCCTTATTACTTGTCCTCCGTAAGCCCCCATTGCAAACAGTTCACAACAGGAGATGGCAGCCATGATggaggggaagcagcagcagcagcagcagcagctacgtCATGCACTGTCACCGTTTAAGCAGCTGACACCTGGCATGCATTACCTGGCATGCACTAGCTCGCTCTTTCTGATATACCTCTAGCTGCGCCACCTGTaggattggggggtgggtgggtgggagggggaagcaatGAAGGCAGACGTGAAAACACCACAAAAAGCAGCTGGGGCAACTTGTGGCAAGGGCGGGAGCtcgggcagtatataaatcagaGGAGAAGACTTGTGGAACCTGGAGGGGCGGTGCTAGAACACTGCGTGCATGCAGGAGCAAAAGGGAGCCCATTCAAGGATAACATATAGCCAGCATCTCAAGCAAACATGGCTCCTGgacagcagcaccaccacctttGTTAACTTGCATGCTTTAACTTTCAGGGAAACTATCTACTACTGGCCTACTGCGGACCCCAAAGTTCTAGAGGGCTagagatgggaggagggtcccCGTTGCTCAAGATGCACCTCAGGAGCCAAATAAGTTCTGCCGAGCCTTTCAGGCTGCATCTCGCTTCTGCACATTCCCTCAATCTGGACTGCACTATATACAGAATGCAGCAAGGtacgcccccaccccccaggtgtCTTGCAAACTCATCCAATCCTGAGACAGATGCTTCTGTCACTCAAGGGTGGCCCTGCAGAGCTGTCCCCTTCATTAAGCGAATTGGAACCAGAATTTCTCAGCAGCATGGAAAACCATTAAGAGCCACCATCATGTTCTGTCCAGCAGGACAGGCCACATCCCAGAACGTTTACTCCGTCTGCTTGATCTCCAGAGGCAGCTCTGCCCCTGGGTGAAGCAAGCGAGTAGGGACGAAGCGGGGGGCGGCGGCGCAAAGAGGATGAGCTTTGCCCCTAACCCCTCCATCCTGCTTCAAGAGGGCAAAGAAACCGCAGGATGGGTTGGGGAGATGCAGCTGCCTAGGGCTAGCCCCtgggcaacccccacccccccaaaagcaaccAAATCCCATGCGGGGCCTTACCTTCGCCAGCTGCTTCTGCCTGATCTcctcatgctccttctgggtgTCCTCAAGCACCCGCTTGATGGTGGCCACCCGCTTCTCCGAGTCGAGCCTGGCCAACTCCAGCTCCCGTGTGTGCTGCTTCTTGGCCTGGGCCAGCTCTGCCTCCAGGCGCTGCAGCCCCCGGTTCTCCTCCGCCAGCTGCGCCTGGGCCTGCTGGAGGGCGGCCAGCTGCCCCGCATAGCTGTCCTTCTCTGCCTGCAGCTGCTGGATGGCCCGCTCCCGCTCCAGGAGCCTCTCCCTCACCGCCCGCATCTCCGCCAGCTCCAGCTTGGCCCTGGCCAGCTCTGCCTGCAGGAGGCCGGCGGCGCTCTGCATCTGCTCCAGCTTCTCGCGGTGCTTGCTCTCCTGCGAGGCCTGCTCTGCCTGCAGCTGCTGGTAGAGGCACTTGATGGGCATCAGCTCTGTGATCAGGGCCTGGGCCCCTGCGAACTCCTGCTGCTgggcggagagctgctgctccttCTGGAAAGCCTTCTCCTGCCAGGACTTAAGCTCCTTGCAGAGGTCCTCCTGCCGCTTGGAGGCAGTGCTCAGCTCCTTCTTAAGGGCCTCCACCGACACTCGAAGTTTCTCAGCTTGCTCCTGAGAGCTCTGCGCTTCGGCTTTCATGGTTGAGCACCTCTCAGCTGCCCGGGAAGCAGCGGTGGCCATTTCCGACTGCAGGATCCGCAGCCTCTCCTCCAGCTTCTTGCTCTTCTCGGACTCAGCCAGGGCCAGCCGCCTCAGGTCCTTgatctccccctccttctccagctgctgcctttGCATGATGGATGTCTCCTTCTCCATGCTGCTGATGATGCTGGCCTGGCGCTCTGATTCCTGGGCACAGCGTGACAGCTGCTCTTTCCAGCTCTCCTCAGACTTGCTCTTCTCCTGGGTTGTGGCACGTAGGACAACTAGCTCCTTCTCGACTCGGGATGCTGCCTCTCTGCTCTGGGCCAGCTCCTTTCCTTTGTCATGGAGCTCCCTCTTCAGCTTCTCTTGACTGGACTTGGATGCCTCCAGCAGCTGCTCCAGCTCCGCAGCCCTCTCCTTCTGCTGTGCCATCTCCCGCTTCAAGGCCTCCGCCTCCACCTGCTGCTCCCGCTCAGAGGCGGCTGCCACCTTCTCCAGCCGGGCAACGGTGATCTGCTGCTCCTTGCACTGCTTCTCCAGCCTCTCCACCTGCGCGCGGAGAGCCTCGCACTCTTTCAGCTGCCCCTGGTAGAGCTCTCGGCTGGAGGTGgactcctgctcctgctgccgcttctcctcctccaggctcTTGAGGGAGGCATCCTTGGAGTGCATCATCGACTTGATGCTGTCCATCTCAGCCTCCCGGGTCCGGGCTGCCTCCAGGAACCCTTGCAGCTCGCtctccatcttggctgccctctcCTTCAGGGCCTCAGCAGAGGCCAGTTCCCCCTTCAGCTTGCTGACTGTCTTCTGCAGGTCCCTTAGCTCCTCGCTGCGGGAAATGTTCTTGAGGCGCAACTCTTCCAGCTCTCGCTCTTTCTCCCCAACCAGCTCCTGGGCCCTGGTGACCTCCTCCTGAAGCCCAGAGACTTCCACTCGGTGCTCATTGGTGACATTCTGCAACTGCACCTCCAGGGCTGCCTTGGCGACTTTCTCAGCGGCCAGTTCTGCCCTGGCCCTTTCCTCCTCACCCGCCAGCCGCTTGGCTTCCTCCTTGTGCAGGgccagctcctgctgctgctgctgggaggccTCTTCCAGCTTGGCCTTCAGGGACTTCAGCTGGCCAGACAGCTTCTCCGCCTCGCGCTCCTTCTCCTTCAGGGCTGCCCTGGTGCTGGAGAGGCTGGACTcagctgcactcaggtccttctGGTTCTGATCCCCTGCCAGCCTCACTTGAGCCTCCAGCTCGGCTACCTTGCGCTTCTCCTCAGCCAGCTCCCTAGTCACAACTTCCAGTGCCTGGGCTGCTTCATGCCCCTCCTTCTTCCCTTTGGCCAGGCTCTGGGCAGCCTCCTTCCGAGCTACAGCCACCTTCTCCTGCAGAGAGGCAATCTCTGCCCGGAGCTTGTCCTCTGTGCCCTCCTTCTCCTTGACCTGCAAGGTGGCACGAGCCACGTCCGCCTGGAGCTCATCCAGTGCTCCTTGGTGCTTGCTGTTCAGGTGCTTCACCTGAGCCTCCAGTTCTGCCACCTTCTGCTGCTCAGCCTGCAGCCTCAGGTGGGCCTGCTCCTGCTCCCTGCTCAGCGCTTGGACCTTCTCCTCAAGCCTCCCCAGCTCCCCTGGGTCTCCTTTGGCCGCCACAGAGGAGAGCTCTGCCATCTGGTGCTGCAGCATCTCCACCTTGGTCCTGGAGGCTTCCCCCAGCTGCTGCACTTGTCGCTCTAGGGCCTGCCTCTGGGCCTTCTCCTCGCCCATCTCCCGCAGGACCTGGTCCCGGTGCTTGCTCAGTTCCTGAATCTGTTCCTCCAGCTCTGCGATCCGCCGGAGGTTGCCCTCCAAGGACTCGGCTGCCCGCCTCTTCTCATCCTCCAAGATGCCTTCTGTGTTGCAGACGGACTCCTCCAGGATCAGGAGCCGCTCCTGGAGACGGGTGTTCTCCTTGGCCAGCTTCTCCTTGTCAGCCAGCTTCTGCTGTGCCTCACGAAGCTGGCCTTTCAGCACCGACACGGCTCCTGCTTGGGCCTCGCTCTGCTGGCACTGGGCTGTGAGGGCCAAGATCCTGGCCTCCAGCTCCTCGACCTTGCGGCTCAGATCGGCCTTCTCCCTCTGGGCTTCCGCGGCAGAGGCGCTCTGAGCACGCAGCCGCTCGGTCAGGGCAGACAGTTCCGCCTCCTTCTCTTGGAGTTGCCTCAGGGCCAGCTCTTTCTCCTGGGCGGCCTTGTTGTATGCTTCCTGGCCTGCAGCCTCCACCTGCGTCAGCTTCTGGCTGCTCTGCTGCACTGTGCTGGTCAGCTGGTCCACCTGGAGGCTCAGCTCCTGAAGGGCTGCCCGGGAGGCCTGCTCGCTCTTCTGCAAGTCTTCGGCCAGCTGgcccttctgctgctgcagaaccAGCAGGTCCTGGTCCTTCTGGTGGAGGAAGCCCATCAGCTTGGCGATCTCAGCCGTCAGGGCGTTGACCTGAGCGACCAGGCTCTCCTCCTGGGCACGCAAATCCTGCTGCAGCTTCTCCTTGCCTCGAGAGCTCTCAGAGAGGGAGTTCTGCAGCTCTGTGAGCAGGCCTGTGAGCTGGCGCTTCTCTGCGTCAAAGCTGCTCCTCTCGGACTGGAGGTTGGCCTCAAGCAGGTGCTTCTCCTCTTCGAGGCGGAGGACCGTTGCCTGCAGCTCGGTCTGCTGGCCACTCAGGCAGGCCACCTGCTGGTTCAGTTCTTCAAGCTGATGGGacaagaaacagaaaacaagGTTATGCATCCAGAGAATACACAGAACTTAACTTACACAAtctcagctttatgtgcttgaccaattttttttaaaggagtgtgTGTGGAAGAGGTGGGGGAATCagatttggggggcgggggagagcgccagcaatcccacctgccattgcactCACCCGGGGAGAGCATTCAGATGCGCAGGGTGACCTTGGGAGTGTGCAGTAAGTGTATCCCTGCGCTTTTTATGGCTTTTAAAGGGTTGTTTTGACTGTTTGCGATGTTGGGTTTACATGCTATCCCCGGAACGTAACTTCCGCATAAAGTTGAGCTGACCATACCACTCCTCAGTGAGAATGAGGGTGTGCCCAGACAGAAGGCCATGATTTGTACTCATCAGCATTCAGCACCACATTCAAGGGACACCAGCAGAAGCCAGCCAGGCAGAGGATCCAAACTGGCAGACTGTGTATGACACAGGTCACTTCG of the Lacerta agilis isolate rLacAgi1 chromosome 4, rLacAgi1.pri, whole genome shotgun sequence genome contains:
- the NUMA1 gene encoding nuclear mitotic apparatus protein 1 isoform X1 encodes the protein MSLHNSRASALLAWVNSLKLDDTLNSLSQLQDCSIFIKIINKIHGSEEGRDPLQQSLPDRVAYVVCFLKKRCKHKSTAQNLVSEEKLLAAEELELAKVVMLLFYYASMSDKIPREWATVEYDLQAEMAKSLNFMLYNEDCLGENLESFLQKKMPQSSSISSTSSEETTPPRREVHFLKLQKVASSSGMNKLLPGSSASPMGDVMHSPQFQIRKLKKLLEEERENRDELEHELAESRKLVDEKETRILMMKQRIDRLTLLHERQAADQLESKEMEELREKNESLLMRLHETLKQCQDLKTEKGQMDRKINQLSEENGDLTFRLREFAHVHTELQEAMNELSEEHNTALREWEERRSRLEMELSSALSEKRCLEEKLEILQGKYSLLEDQMAKLRETTSLPERGEVMGDILKLEELNQQVACLSGQQTELQATVLRLEEEKHLLEANLQSERSSFDAEKRQLTGLLTELQNSLSESSRGKEKLQQDLRAQEESLVAQVNALTAEIAKLMGFLHQKDQDLLVLQQQKGQLAEDLQKSEQASRAALQELSLQVDQLTSTVQQSSQKLTQVEAAGQEAYNKAAQEKELALRQLQEKEAELSALTERLRAQSASAAEAQREKADLSRKVEELEARILALTAQCQQSEAQAGAVSVLKGQLREAQQKLADKEKLAKENTRLQERLLILEESVCNTEGILEDEKRRAAESLEGNLRRIAELEEQIQELSKHRDQVLREMGEEKAQRQALERQVQQLGEASRTKVEMLQHQMAELSSVAAKGDPGELGRLEEKVQALSREQEQAHLRLQAEQQKVAELEAQVKHLNSKHQGALDELQADVARATLQVKEKEGTEDKLRAEIASLQEKVAVARKEAAQSLAKGKKEGHEAAQALEVVTRELAEEKRKVAELEAQVRLAGDQNQKDLSAAESSLSSTRAALKEKEREAEKLSGQLKSLKAKLEEASQQQQQELALHKEEAKRLAGEEERARAELAAEKVAKAALEVQLQNVTNEHRVEVSGLQEEVTRAQELVGEKERELEELRLKNISRSEELRDLQKTVSKLKGELASAEALKERAAKMESELQGFLEAARTREAEMDSIKSMMHSKDASLKSLEEEKRQQEQESTSSRELYQGQLKECEALRAQVERLEKQCKEQQITVARLEKVAAASEREQQVEAEALKREMAQQKERAAELEQLLEASKSSQEKLKRELHDKGKELAQSREAASRVEKELVVLRATTQEKSKSEESWKEQLSRCAQESERQASIISSMEKETSIMQRQQLEKEGEIKDLRRLALAESEKSKKLEERLRILQSEMATAASRAAERCSTMKAEAQSSQEQAEKLRVSVEALKKELSTASKRQEDLCKELKSWQEKAFQKEQQLSAQQQEFAGAQALITELMPIKCLYQQLQAEQASQESKHREKLEQMQSAAGLLQAELARAKLELAEMRAVRERLLERERAIQQLQAEKDSYAGQLAALQQAQAQLAEENRGLQRLEAELAQAKKQHTRELELARLDSEKRVATIKRVLEDTQKEHEEIRQKQLAKLEELKQKFAQQEKVAQAQQQRAQQVHEEELQAEIKHRNEKILDLQSQLAQKEQAAEHYKTQMEKAKTHYDAKKQQNQELLERLGVLEEVERENAELKAKSERLVKEQQDLVRQMQEAQLTSKNLCSLEAQVEFADRQLREQGKFQLATDSLKSRITFQESPADVSTDSLDMSTSDEAQPLNSTSRRSRRSISESGTAEPSKASHRLPRKVESLESLYFTPIPTRTRSKLENSVNSTSDVSFESGRKTLSGRRRTTQVINITMIKKHAEPETPQSADASFFSVQSAESQSSTSSQEPVKTRLRSASSSSTRSLASLPSQESLTRLGTSSPNNTALMSLPGYRPATRSSMRRSQAGGASSGRSSFYMGTCQEEPEVLDDWTRIAELQQRNRICPPHLKTCYPLESRPSLSLATITDEDMKTGDPRETLRRASMLPSQVSEGPATRRSTLSSAAAAGGIATRQQRKRISDESHQAAGTPESKKSASCFPRPQTPKLRSEEHKHSTHAGSKKDKAQAATKQPNRRQSMAFSILNTPKKLGNSLLRRGPNRKVTPKSSPRSSSRRSPRAASSPKGKVSWAARAGQPPLVQCEQACELQVHEEHQVLMPFFLAENSPAFKGISPEGRGPGAKASQSLLPAEPPAAFLPLLIFPPSSDVA
- the NUMA1 gene encoding nuclear mitotic apparatus protein 1 isoform X8: MSLHNSRASALLAWVNSLKLDDTLNSLSQLQDCSIFIKIINKIHGSEEGRDPLQQSLPDRVAYVVCFLKKRCKHKSTAQNLVSEEKLLAAEELELAKVVMLLFYYASMSDKIPREWATVEYDLQAEMAKSLNFMLYNEDCLGENLESFLQKKMPQSSSISSTSSEETTPPRREVHFLKLQKVASSSGMNKLLPGSSASPMGDVMHSPQFQIRKLKKLLEEERENRDELEHELAESRKLVDEKETRILMMKQRIDRLTLLHERQAADQLESKEMEELREKNESLLMRLHETLKQCQDLKTEKGQMDRKINQLSEENGDLTFRLREFAHVHTELQEAMNELSEEHNTALREWEERRSRLEMELSSALSEKRCLEEKLEILQGKYSLLEDQMAKLRETTSLPERGEVMGDILKLEELNQQVACLSGQQTELQATVLRLEEEKHLLEANLQSERSSFDAEKRQLTGLLTELQNSLSESSRGKEKLQQDLRAQEESLVAQVNALTAEIAKLMGFLHQKDQDLLVLQQQKGQLAEDLQKSEQASRAALQELSLQVDQLTSTVQQSSQKLTQVEAAGQEAYNKAAQEKELALRQLQEKEAELSALTERLRAQSASAAEAQREKADLSRKVEELEARILALTAQCQQSEAQAGAVSVLKGQLREAQQKLADKEKLAKENTRLQERLLILEESVCNTEGILEDEKRRAAESLEGNLRRIAELEEQIQELSKHRDQVLREMGEEKAQRQALERQVQQLGEASRTKVEMLQHQMAELSSVAAKGDPGELGRLEEKVQALSREQEQAHLRLQAEQQKVAELEAQVKHLNSKHQGALDELQADVARATLQVKEKEGTEDKLRAEIASLQEKVAVARKEAAQSLAKGKKEGHEAAQALEVVTRELAEEKRKVAELEAQVRLAGDQNQKDLSAAESSLSSTRAALKEKEREAEKLSGQLKSLKAKLEEASQQQQQELALHKEEAKRLAGEEERARAELAAEKVAKAALEVQLQNVTNEHRVEVSGLQEEVTRAQELVGEKERELEELRLKNISRSEELRDLQKTVSKLKGELASAEALKERAAKMESELQGFLEAARTREAEMDSIKSMMHSKDASLKSLEEEKRQQEQESTSSRELYQGQLKECEALRAQVERLEKQCKEQQITVARLEKVAAASEREQQVEAEALKREMAQQKERAAELEQLLEASKSSQEKLKRELHDKGKELAQSREAASRVEKELVVLRATTQEKSKSEESWKEQLSRCAQESERQASIISSMEKETSIMQRQQLEKEGEIKDLRRLALAESEKSKKLEERLRILQSEMATAASRAAERCSTMKAEAQSSQEQAEKLRVSVEALKKELSTASKRQEDLCKELKSWQEKAFQKEQQLSAQQQEFAGAQALITELMPIKCLYQQLQAEQASQESKHREKLEQMQSAAGLLQAELARAKLELAEMRAVRERLLERERAIQQLQAEKDSYAGQLAALQQAQAQLAEENRGLQRLEAELAQAKKQHTRELELARLDSEKRVATIKRVLEDTQKEHEEIRQKQLAKLEELKQKFAQQEKVAQAQQQRAQQVHEEELQAEIKHRNEKILDLQSQLAQKEQAAEHYKTQMEKAKTHYDAKKQQNQELLERLGVLEEVERENAELKAKSERLVKEQQDLVRQMQEAQLTSKNLCSLEAQVEFADRQLREQGKFQLATDSLKSRITFQESPADVSTDSLDMSTSDEAQPLNSTSRRSRRSISESGTAEPSKASHRLPRKVESLESLYFTPIPTRTRSKLENSVNSTSDVSFESGRKTLSGRRRTTQVINITMIKKHAEPETPQSADASFFSVQSAESQSSTSSQEPVKTRLRSASSSSTRSLASLPSQESLTRLGTSSPNNTALMSLPGYRPATRSSMRRSQAGGASSGRSSFYMGTCQEEPEVLDDWTRIAELQQRNRICPPHLKTCYPLESRPSLSLATITDEDMKTGDPRETLRRASMLPSQVSEGPATRRSTLSSAAAAGGIATRQQRKRISDESHQAAGTPESKKSASCFPRPQTPKLRSEEHKHSTHAGSKKDKAQAATKQPNRRQSMAFSILNTPKKLGNSLLRRGPNRKVTPKSSPRSSSRRSPRAASSPKGKANSRSTRNTKF
- the NUMA1 gene encoding nuclear mitotic apparatus protein 1 isoform X4 — encoded protein: MSLHNSRASALLAWVNSLKLDDTLNSLSQLQDCSIFIKIINKIHGSEEGRDPLQQSLPDRVAYVVCFLKKRCKHKSTAQNLVSEEKLLAAEELELAKVVMLLFYYASMSDKIPREWATVEYDLQAEMAKSLNFMLYNEDCLGENLESFLQKKMPQSSSISSTSSEETTPPRREVHFLKLQKVASSSGMNKLLPGSSASPMGDVMHSPQFQIRKLKKLLEEERENRDELEHELAESRKLVDEKETRILMMKQRIDRLTLLHERQAADQLESKEMEELREKNESLLMRLHETLKQCQDLKTEKGQMDRKINQLSEENGDLTFRLREFAHVHTELQEAMNELSEEHNTALREWEERRSRLEMELSSALSEKRCLEEKLEILQGKYSLLEDQMAKLRETTSLPERGEVMGDILKLEELNQQVACLSGQQTELQATVLRLEEEKHLLEANLQSERSSFDAEKRQLTGLLTELQNSLSESSRGKEKLQQDLRAQEESLVAQVNALTAEIAKLMGFLHQKDQDLLVLQQQKGQLAEDLQKSEQASRAALQELSLQVDQLTSTVQQSSQKLTQVEAAGQEAYNKAAQEKELALRQLQEKEAELSALTERLRAQSASAAEAQREKADLSRKVEELEARILALTAQCQQSEAQAGAVSVLKGQLREAQQKLADKEKLAKENTRLQERLLILEESVCNTEGILEDEKRRAAESLEGNLRRIAELEEQIQELSKHRDQVLREMGEEKAQRQALERQVQQLGEASRTKVEMLQHQMAELSSVAAKGDPGELGRLEEKVQALSREQEQAHLRLQAEQQKVAELEAQVKHLNSKHQGALDELQADVARATLQVKEKEGTEDKLRAEIASLQEKVAVARKEAAQSLAKGKKEGHEAAQALEVVTRELAEEKRKVAELEAQVRLAGDQNQKDLSAAESSLSSTRAALKEKEREAEKLSGQLKSLKAKLEEASQQQQQELALHKEEAKRLAGEEERARAELAAEKVAKAALEVQLQNVTNEHRVEVSGLQEEVTRAQELVGEKERELEELRLKNISRSEELRDLQKTVSKLKGELASAEALKERAAKMESELQGFLEAARTREAEMDSIKSMMHSKDASLKSLEEEKRQQEQESTSSRELYQGQLKECEALRAQVERLEKQCKEQQITVARLEKVAAASEREQQVEAEALKREMAQQKERAAELEQLLEASKSSQEKLKRELHDKGKELAQSREAASRVEKELVVLRATTQEKSKSEESWKEQLSRCAQESERQASIISSMEKETSIMQRQQLEKEGEIKDLRRLALAESEKSKKLEERLRILQSEMATAASRAAERCSTMKAEAQSSQEQAEKLRVSVEALKKELSTASKRQEDLCKELKSWQEKAFQKEQQLSAQQQEFAGAQALITELMPIKCLYQQLQAEQASQESKHREKLEQMQSAAGLLQAELARAKLELAEMRAVRERLLERERAIQQLQAEKDSYAGQLAALQQAQAQLAEENRGLQRLEAELAQAKKQHTRELELARLDSEKRVATIKRVLEDTQKEHEEIRQKQLAKLEELKQKFAQQEKVAQAQQQRAQVHEEELQAEIKHRNEKILDLQSQLAQKEQAAEHYKTQMEKAKTHYDAKKQQNQELLERLGVLEEVERENAELKAKSERLVKEQQDLVRQMQEAQLTSKNLCSLEAQVEFADRQLREQGKFQLATDSLKSRITFQESPADVSTDSLDMSTSDEAQPLNSTRRSRRSISESGTAEPSKASHRLPRKVESLESLYFTPIPTRTRSKLENSVNSTSDVSFESGRKTLSGRRRTTQVINITMIKKHAEPETPQSADASFFSVQSAESQSSTSSQEPVKTRLRSASSSSTRSLASLPSQESLTRLGTSSPNNTALMSLPGYRPATRSSMRRSQAGGASSGRSSFYMGTCQEEPEVLDDWTRIAELQQRNRICPPHLKTCYPLESRPSLSLATITDEDMKTGDPRETLRRASMLPSQVSEGPATRRSTLSSAAAAGGIATRQQRKRISDESHQAAGTPESKKSASCFPRPQTPKLRSEEHKHSTHAGSKKDKAQAATKQPNRRQSMAFSILNTPKKLGNSLLRRGPNRKVTPKSSPRSSSRRSPRAASSPKGKVSWAARAGQPPLVQCEQACELQVHEEHQVLMPFFLAENSPAFKGISPEGRGPGAKASQSLLPAEPPAAFLPLLIFPPSSDVA